Below is a window of Pseudomonas marvdashtae DNA.
GTTGGGCGTGGAATCGCGAGGTTGAGAAATACCCTGTGCGAGCGGGCTTGCTCGCGATAGCGATGGGTCAGTTGGCATCGACACCCTCTGACCCACCACTTTGGCTTACAACAAGCTGATCGGATAGCTGACGATCAAGCGGTTCTCATCGAACTCATTGACGTTGAAATCCCGGCGCATCGTCGAGTTACGCCATTTCACGTTGAGGCTCTTGAGCGCGCCGCTCTGCACGGTGTAAGCCAGT
It encodes the following:
- a CDS encoding OprD family outer membrane porin, whose amino-acid sequence is LAYTVQSGALKSLNVKWRNSTMRRDFNVNEFDENRLIVSYPISLL